The nucleotide window AGCCCCGAGCAAGAAAGCACGGCTCCTGCTTCCACCACCGCCGAAGCACCTGTTCCAGAATATGGCTCCTACGCCACAACCGAAGTCACTAGCGGAGAGACCCCCAATCAGCGCACACGCAGCAAAAACGAATCGGTCACTGCCAATGCCGATCCTGCTCCTGCCACTGAAACGACTAACACCGAACAACTTGATCGCGAGGTCGAGCTTACCTTCCAAGCTGAACGCCTTTTCCGTCTCGGAAAACGCTCTTTGCGAAACAAGGAATACGACCGTGCGCTACTTTTGTTCAACCAAGCCCATAAACTTTGTCCCGACGAAGGCGAGTTCATGCTCTACGTCGGCTACCTTACGCACTTGATGGCCGACGGCAAGCCAAAGCAAAACGAAAAAGCTAAGAAAATCATCGAACGCGCTATCGAACACGCCCCCCACCTCTACGAAGCCCACCTTTTTTACGCCCGGGTTTTACGTAGCCTCGCCAAAGACGGCAACGCGAAAAGTGCCCTGCAAAGGGCCATCGCACTCGAGCCCCAGCGAAGCGAAGCCCAAGAGGAACTTGAGGATCTAGACCGGGACAACTAGTGCAGGTACAAAGAGCCTCGGAGGTCGGATGATCGACAAAGTAGAAAAGATATGGATGGACGGAAAGCTCATACCCTGGGACGAAGCAAACGTTCACATCTTAACACATACGCTTCACTACGGACTAGGCGTTTTTGAGGGCGTACGTTGCTACAAACGCGACGATGGAAGCAGTGCCATCTTTCGTTTGGATGAACACTCCCAAAGGCTGTGCGACTCAGCCAAAATAGCCACCATCCCTTTGCCATGGACCGCCAAGCAAATCAGTGAAGCTTGCGTGCAAACCGTGCGCGCCAACAAGCTTGATGCTTGCTACATTCGTCCTCTTGTGTTCATGGGTGACGGCGCGATGGGCTTGGCAGCCTCAGACAACGCAACCCGTATGGCAGTCATTGCTTGGCGCTGGGGAGCCTACCTCGGCGACGAAGCGCTCAAATACGGCATTCGCGCTAAAATCAGCTCCTTTGCTCGGCCAGGCGTCAATATGCTCATGGCCAAAGGCAAAATCGTCGGACACTATGTAAGCTCCATTTTGGCCAAGCGTGAAGCGCTCAACGCAGGCTACGAAGAAGCTATCCTGCTTGATGCGCAGGGCTACATCGCTGAAGCGTCCGGCGAAAACGTGTTTGTCGTCAAAGACGGAACCATCTATACGCCACCACTTGGCGGCTCACAGCTAGGCGGCATTACCCGCGATACAGTCCTTCAACTTTGCGCGGATCTATCCATTCCAGTGCTCGAGCGAAGCTTGTGTCGCGATGAGCTTTACATTGCCGATGAAGTCTTTTTGTGTGGCACAGCAGCTGAAGTCACCCCTGTGCGTGAACTTGATGATCGCAGCATCGGCATCGGCAGCCGTGGTCCCATCACAGAAAAAGTCCAAAGCCGCTTCTTTGAGACCCTACGTTCCTCCGATCCAAGTCATCCGGAGTGGTTTACAATCGTATAAAGCCTTCGCTAGCCTACGAAGAAGGATTTGCTTCTTTGTACACAAGAATGCGTCGGCAGTTGGCACATTGCTCCAGCGTCTCACCGCGTTGCACATTGATGAACTGCTGAGGCGAAATCGTCATGCGGCAAGCGGTGCAGGTGTTGTGATACACTTGAACTAGACCGACCCCTAATCGATCTTTAGTTGCTCGCAGCGACGCAAGTGGCTTTTATCAACATGCGCAGCAAGCTCATCACGACCTAGCAATACCTCAGAACGTTCTCTTTCAAGTTCCTTGATGCGAGCTTCAGCCTTTTCTCTTTCATCGTCACAGAGTTTTTCAACTCTTCGAGCTCTCCTTCATGGGAAGCTAGCGAGCTATTGACTTGGTCGATGGCGGTGTTGAGTTTTTCGCGTTCTTGCTCACGATCGCGAATGTTGCGCCGCAGAGATTCCATTTCGCGTTCAGCCGCTTCGGCTTCACGGGCATTTTGCGCACGCGCCATTTTGCTTTTGGCTTTGGCAAGCTGCTCGTTGCCTTGGCTAACTTCCTGCGCGTGCTGCTCTCGAAGACGTGTCGCCTCAGCAAGCTTGTCGCGTTCGACCGAAAGCAGGCGCTCAAGTCGTTCGACATTGCCTACCATCTCTTCGATTCGAGCTGGAAGCGCGCGAAGTTCGGTTTCTACTTCTCGCGCGGAATTATCAATTTCTGAAAGTTTAGCTAAAGCTTCAAGTTGTTCCCGCACACGCGCGCCTTTACCGCGCCTTGCGACAAGACGCAAGCACGAAGCCGACAAGCCCCACAATCCGCGCTTTTTACAGGCTTGTCTCCTTCATACTTCCTCCCTGTCTGAAAAACACCATTTGACAAAACTGGCATATTTCTGGACTATTTAATGACATGTCTGTCGTTAAATAGCGCAGAAATATGCTATTTATATCACAACCGGCGTTTTAAAACCGATTCTCGTTTGCGGCCAAGCAGCAAGTCTTGCCCAAAGCATGAGACCACACAACAACGATCGACTGCTCCGCATGTCTGCTCTTCTTTGCACGCCGGCTGTATACCGAACCAGGCTCTGCGTATTCTGAGCTCTCAACGAACGCCATGCCCACCCTGACTAGGCTCCGGAAATCATAGGCCCTTTGTGGCAAGATGATGTGATGTGGCCTGCATCGCGTACCATACCATGGACGGCCTCGAAAAAGTCATGGGCACGGACTACGAGATCGGATCTCCGATCATTTCCCAGCATTTGTCGATATTCAGCCTATGGGATGTTAGGATTGCGACATGCGCAAGCGTGGCTTCCCGTTGCGATCGGCTTTTCTGTTCTGGACAGTCCTGGCTACGCTAGGTTGTGGGCGAATCGGATTCGACGAATTGCTCGCCGATGCTGGAACGAACGACTCAGGAACAACGGACGGAGCAGCAAACGACGACTCGGACGGCGACGGACTAACGGATATGGTCGACTGCGCCCCTCAAATGCCAGACCCTCCAGGTACGCCAGGGGTGGGAGATCCCTGCGACGGTAACGATTTAGACCAATGCGAAGACGGTAGCATCGTCTGCGAATCAGGGATGCCGGTCTGTAACGACACTATTGATGATATGGAACATGCCGAGATTTGTGACGGCGTAGACAATGACTGCGATGGTTCGTTGGTTGATGACGGGACTGACGATTGTGGGGCGTTTACCGAATGCATTGGGGCAGCGGGTTGTTCACCGGTCCGGGCTATCGGAAATTTCGGAAGCATAGCCGACGATTTTGTTTTTGACGCATTGCTTCTTTCGGACGGGGATCTGCTTTTCACAGGAATAAGCAACAACACAGCAGGACAAGGAGATTTTGATCTTTTTCTAACTCGACTGTCCCTAAACGGCACAATACGTTGGACCACTTTGGTGGGGGGATCGGGGTACGACGCTGGATTGAATATTGCTGAATTAAGCAACGGAGATTTCATGGTAATCGGCGAAACCGAGTCTTTCGGGGCTGGAGACCGCGATTTTTACTTGGTACGCGTTGATGGGACTGGGGCACTTGTCTCAACCTCCGTTCATGGCGGCAGCGGCGCCGAACGAATCGGTAACAACGGACATATTGAGCAACTTGCCGATAATTCATTCCTATTGGTCGGCTTTACACAGAGTGCGGAGTTTCGACCTTCCGGTGGAGGTGGCGAGGAAGCGATAATCGTATCCGTTGACGAAAACGGAAATGATCTGTGGGCTGTTTCAATGGGCGGCAACGGAAACGAATACATCGCCGGCGCTGCCTCAGTATCGAGCGGAAATATTATTGCCGCTGGCACCACGGACTCATTCGGAAACGGCTTGGATGATACTTTCCTGCTACACCTTACCAACGATGGCACGCCACTTTCAGCCACGGCCTATGGACAAAACGGTTATGACACTGCCTATGGTTTGGCGCACAACAGTGGAAACGATGATATATTTTTGATCGGCCTCAACGATACCTATGGGGGATTCCATACGCCGTTTTCTTTTGGCGCAGACATTTTCATACATCGATTTTCAGGCACCGGTGTCCTGCAAGAACTGATTGTTCTCGAACGGGACGCAAGTGAAATGTTTGTAACCCTTGCGGCCTCGGAACAAAACACTCTCTATTTTGCTGGCCACCTCAGAACCTCTGCCGTCCAACCGCAAACTCAAGACACGATCGTGGGCTCTATGAATTTGTCAGCCAACCTAAATTGGGCAACACGTATCACTTCAAGTATCACTGCCCACACCAACCAAAGTTATCCACGTATCGTGCCTTTGTTAAACGGCACGACCGCGATCATCGGCGCGAGTTACACCGGAACCGGAAATCGTGGCGCTGACAGTTTTGTCACGATCGTGGGTGGCCAAGGTGGCGCTGGCATTTGCCCAGGGTTTAGCAATCTTGCATCAGAGCTCAACCGCGAACAAGTCACGCCCCTGCCAAGCCCAGCTACTCTTGAAAACCCGATTCCGCTAGGTTCCACCCTTCAAATCAGCTCGGCAATGATGAACTCCTCAACAGGTGGCGTGGCGGCAAGCGTAGCGGGCTTCGAATTGCTTCCTCAACAGCTGTGCAACTAAAACAGTCCCTTACAATACCGATATCGCGCAAGCATAATCGTAATGGAGCACAAGGTCATTTATACTATTCTGCGCCTCTAGACTAGCTCGCAGCCGCCTCCGCGCAGCAGGCCTTGCACGCGGTTGAGCATCGCTTCGGAAGGATCAACGCGCAAGCCGTCACCCGATAAACGCACTGCCCATTGCTCTTGGGAGTTTAGCTCAAAGCGTACAGGACACTTTCCTGGATGGGCTTCGAGCGCTTCGCGCAAAGCTTTAAGTACACCAGGTTCGGTTTGATCGACATCGAGCGAAATCCGCACGCCACGACTTTGCTCCCTAAAAGCCTCTCCCAGCGCAGTGGCTTCTTTTAAGACTAGCTTGGCTTG belongs to Myxococcales bacterium and includes:
- a CDS encoding branched-chain amino acid transaminase produces the protein MIDKVEKIWMDGKLIPWDEANVHILTHTLHYGLGVFEGVRCYKRDDGSSAIFRLDEHSQRLCDSAKIATIPLPWTAKQISEACVQTVRANKLDACYIRPLVFMGDGAMGLAASDNATRMAVIAWRWGAYLGDEALKYGIRAKISSFARPGVNMLMAKGKIVGHYVSSILAKREALNAGYEEAILLDAQGYIAEASGENVFVVKDGTIYTPPLGGSQLGGITRDTVLQLCADLSIPVLERSLCRDELYIADEVFLCGTAAEVTPVRELDDRSIGIGSRGPITEKVQSRFFETLRSSDPSHPEWFTIV
- a CDS encoding putative metal-binding motif-containing protein, with the protein product MRKRGFPLRSAFLFWTVLATLGCGRIGFDELLADAGTNDSGTTDGAANDDSDGDGLTDMVDCAPQMPDPPGTPGVGDPCDGNDLDQCEDGSIVCESGMPVCNDTIDDMEHAEICDGVDNDCDGSLVDDGTDDCGAFTECIGAAGCSPVRAIGNFGSIADDFVFDALLLSDGDLLFTGISNNTAGQGDFDLFLTRLSLNGTIRWTTLVGGSGYDAGLNIAELSNGDFMVIGETESFGAGDRDFYLVRVDGTGALVSTSVHGGSGAERIGNNGHIEQLADNSFLLVGFTQSAEFRPSGGGGEEAIIVSVDENGNDLWAVSMGGNGNEYIAGAASVSSGNIIAAGTTDSFGNGLDDTFLLHLTNDGTPLSATAYGQNGYDTAYGLAHNSGNDDIFLIGLNDTYGGFHTPFSFGADIFIHRFSGTGVLQELIVLERDASEMFVTLAASEQNTLYFAGHLRTSAVQPQTQDTIVGSMNLSANLNWATRITSSITAHTNQSYPRIVPLLNGTTAIIGASYTGTGNRGADSFVTIVGGQGGAGICPGFSNLASELNREQVTPLPSPATLENPIPLGSTLQISSAMMNSSTGGVAASVAGFELLPQQLCN